In the genome of Pseudarthrobacter sp. IC2-21, one region contains:
- the yidD gene encoding membrane protein insertion efficiency factor YidD, with translation MHKVTAAVVRYLLPGVTAVGTFIWNLPKNILILLLMAYRKVISPLYGQVCRFFPSCSAYALEAITVHGAVKGTWLAARRLVRCHPWNSGGVDHVPAGHRHWPENRTPRIVVLNNPDKYLAAQTDGEGRTAA, from the coding sequence GTGCATAAGGTGACTGCCGCCGTCGTCCGCTACCTTCTTCCCGGCGTTACCGCCGTGGGCACGTTCATCTGGAACCTGCCCAAAAATATTCTTATCCTGCTGCTGATGGCCTACCGCAAGGTGATTTCGCCCTTGTACGGCCAGGTATGCCGCTTCTTTCCTTCATGCTCGGCCTATGCGCTTGAGGCAATCACGGTCCACGGGGCCGTGAAAGGAACGTGGCTCGCAGCGCGGCGCCTGGTGCGCTGCCATCCGTGGAACTCCGGCGGAGTGGACCATGTCCCCGCCGGCCACCGCCACTGGCCTGAAAACCGGACCCCCAGAATTGTTGTCCTGAACAACCCGGACAAGTACCTGGCTGCTCAGACTGATGGAGAAGGCCGCACTGCGGCCTGA